A single window of Vibrio gazogenes DNA harbors:
- the pal gene encoding peptidoglycan-associated lipoprotein Pal — translation MQLNKVLKGLLIALPVLAVTACSSSDDAVSASGNETTTNQSTSGSAESTDTTVVSPMTDDGKLSEQEQKDKVMQEQTVFFAFDNSTIASDYKDMLSTHASYLSKHPRVHVTIEGHADERGTPEYNIALGERRAEAVYKYLQALGVQTSQMSIVSYGEEKPLVRGHNEAAYAKNRRAVIVY, via the coding sequence ATGCAACTGAATAAAGTTCTTAAAGGGCTATTGATTGCACTACCAGTACTCGCGGTTACTGCGTGTAGTTCAAGTGATGATGCAGTGAGTGCCTCAGGAAATGAGACGACGACTAACCAATCTACATCCGGCTCCGCAGAGAGCACAGATACAACTGTTGTATCACCCATGACTGATGATGGTAAGCTTTCTGAGCAGGAACAAAAAGATAAGGTTATGCAAGAGCAAACCGTATTCTTTGCTTTTGATAATTCAACAATTGCATCAGATTATAAAGATATGCTGTCAACTCATGCCTCTTATCTGAGTAAGCATCCAAGAGTTCACGTTACAATTGAAGGTCATGCCGATGAGCGTGGTACGCCTGAGTACAACATTGCTTTGGGTGAGCGCCGTGCAGAAGCTGTATATAAATACCTTCAGGCTCTTGGTGTACAAACCAGCCAAATGTCAATTGTTAGCTATGGTGAAGAAAAACCATTAGTACGTGGACATAACGAAGCTGCATACGCAAAAAACCGTCGTGCAGTGATTGTTTACTAA